The Halanaerobium saccharolyticum subsp. saccharolyticum DSM 6643 genome contains a region encoding:
- the rpmG gene encoding 50S ribosomal protein L33 translates to MREIITLECTECKNRNYSTKKNKKNTRDRLELKKYCKFCKEHTLHRETK, encoded by the coding sequence GTGAGAGAAATTATTACATTAGAATGTACAGAATGCAAAAACCGCAATTACTCTACCAAAAAAAATAAAAAGAATACTCGTGATAGATTAGAACTGAAAAAATATTGTAAGTTTTGCAAGGAGCATACCCTCCATCGTGAAACAAAGTAG
- the secE gene encoding preprotein translocase subunit SecE, translating to MAKELGFFGKISKFFKSVKSELKKVNWPNREEITSNTLVVIVTVIALITFIGLIDLTLSNIITPLIS from the coding sequence ATGGCAAAAGAACTAGGGTTTTTTGGTAAGATATCTAAATTTTTTAAATCAGTTAAATCTGAGTTAAAAAAGGTTAATTGGCCTAACAGAGAAGAAATTACTTCAAATACATTAGTTGTAATTGTAACTGTAATTGCTTTGATAACATTTATTGGTTTAATAGATTTAACACTGTCTAATATAATTACTCCATTAATTTCGTAA